A window of Nocardiopsis sp. Huas11 genomic DNA:
CGGAGGCCGCGACGTCCTCGGGAGAGGCGTAGGAGCCCAGGGCGGTCAGCGCCCGCTCTGCGTCCGCGCCCTCGCCGTCGGCCGGGTTCATCTCGGTGTCGGTCGACCCCGGATGGACGAGGTTGACGGTGATGCCCCGCGGGCCGAGCTCCCGTGCCAGCGCGCGGTTGAGCCCCAGCAGCGCCGCCTTGCTCGTCGAGTACAGGGTGGCCTCGGCCACGGGCGACCGCTCGCTGAGGTTTGTGCCGATACCGATGACGCGGCCACCGGCGCCCATGTACCGCACCGCGGCCTGGGCGGAGACGAACGCGGCGCGGGCGTGGACCGCCATGGCGTGGTCGAAGTCGGCCACGGTGACATCCTCGAAGGGCCCGAAGGGCGCGACGCCGGCGTTGTTGACGAGGATGTCGGGTCCGCCGAGGCGCTCGTGGACGGTGTCCACCGCGGCGCGGACCGCCTCGGGGTCGGCGGAGTCGGCCTGTAAGGCGAGCGCCCTGACCCCGAGCGCGCGGGCGCGGAGGACGACCTCGTGGGCCCGGTCCTCGGACCGGACGAAGGTGAGCGCGACGTCGGCGCCGTCCGCGGCGAGCCGCTGGACGATGGCGGCCCCGATGCCCCTGCTGCCGCCGGTGACGAGGGCGGTCCTTCCCTTCAGCGGCGCGGCCGTGGTGGTGGATGCGGACATGTGTGCTCCCGGTGGTGTGCGGTCGGGTCCCGGCGGGCCGGGACGGGCGGGGCCGGGAGCGCGGTGCGCTGTCCGACCCATGTCGGCGATACTAAGTGGAAATAATTCCACTTACAAGGGCGAGCGGGCGACGGTGACTATACTCGCCGCCAGTGCGCAGGTCACCGCGTACAGACGACGGGGGAGTGGTGCGGCAGTGAGCGATCCCGAGCCGGAACACCTGGAATGCCCGGAACGCCCGGTGCGGCCGGTGCTGCCCATGGCCGGGGCCGCACGGCCCGAGCGCGCCGACGCCGCGCGCAACCGCCGCGCCCTGCTCGCCGCCGCCCGCGAGATCCTGGCCGAGCGGGGAGCCGGGGCGATCACCCTGGAGGCCGTGGCCGCGCGCGCCGGAACCGGCGTGGGCACCGCCTACCGCCGCTTCGGCGACCTGGCCGGCCTCACCCACGCGATGGTCGACGCCCAGGAGCACGAGTTCCAGCGCGGCTTCCTCAGCGGACCGCCGCCCCTCGGCCCCGGCGCGCCCGCCCTCGACCGCCTGCACGCCTTCGCCGACGCCTTTCTCGACCGCCTGGAGGAACAGGACGAACTCCTGGCGGTGGCCGAGACCGACTCGCCCCAGGCGCGGTACCGCAGCGGCGCCTACGCGGCCCACCACGCGCACGTGGTGTCGCTGGTGGCGGGCCTGCGCCCCGACGCCGACGCCGTCTACCTCGCCGACGTCCTCCTCGCTCCGCTGGAGGCGGCGCTGCACGTGCACCAGCGCCGGGACCGCGGGCTGAGCGCGCGGCGGGTCCGCGACGGGGTGCACGGGGTGGTGGACCGGCTCCTGGCCGCCTGAGCGGAGTCGGTCGAACGGCTGAGGGCTGGGCCCGGGGGCTCGTCCCGGGGGCCGATGCCGGTCCGGTGCGCGCTCCGTAGGCTCACCACCCGAAGGGGCGCCCGGCCCCCGAGGGGAGACCACCATGATCTGGCTGGAAGCCGTCCTCTTCGGTGCCGCGGTCCTGGCACTCGCGCTCGCCCTCCTCCTCCGCCGGGCCCGGCGGAGCGGCCGGGTCCGACGGGCACGCCGGGGAGTACGCGCCGTGGAGTGGACCGCGGCCGCGGCCGCCCTGGTCCTGGCCGCGGCCGGCGGGCTGGTGGTGTGGGCGCTGCCGCCGGTCGACTTCCCGGAGCCGTCGGGCGGGTACGCGGTCGGCACCACCACCGTCCAGTGGACGGACCGCGACCGCGACGAGACCTGGACGGAGGACCCCGACGACCGCAGGACCGTGGTCGCGCAGCTCTGGTACCCCGCCGAACCGGGAACGGGCACCGCGGGCGCGCCCTACCTCGGCCGGACGGCGGCGGAGGCCCGCGTCGTCACCGACGCGATCGCCGACGGCTTCGGCCTGCCCGGCTCGCTGCTCTCGGACGCCGCCCGGGCGCGCACCCGCGCGGCGGCCGGCGCCGCACCGGTCCGCGACGGCGCGCCGCTGCCCGTCGTGGTCTTCTCACCGGGCCTGGGCGGGGTTCGCGGCCAGAACACCGCGTGGGCCCAGGAGCTCGCGAGCCACGGCTACGTCGTGGCGGCGCTGGACCACCCCTTCGACTCCGCGGCCGTGGTCCTCGACGACGGCACCGTGGTGCGCGGACGGCTGTCCGTGCCCGAGGGATCCGAGGAGGAGGACCGGCTCGTGTCGGAGTGGACGTCGATCCGCGCCGACGACATGCGCCTGGCCCTGACCCGGCTCCAGGAGATGGACGCCGACGCCGACGGGCCGTTCGCCGACCGCCTGGACCCCGGTCGCGTCGTCGCGGCGGGCCATTCCTTCGGCGGTTCCGCGGCCCTGCACGCCGCCGCGGGCGACGACCGGTTCGCCGCCGTCATCGACATCGACGGCTTTCC
This region includes:
- a CDS encoding SDR family NAD(P)-dependent oxidoreductase, encoding MSASTTTAAPLKGRTALVTGGSRGIGAAIVQRLAADGADVALTFVRSEDRAHEVVLRARALGVRALALQADSADPEAVRAAVDTVHERLGGPDILVNNAGVAPFGPFEDVTVADFDHAMAVHARAAFVSAQAAVRYMGAGGRVIGIGTNLSERSPVAEATLYSTSKAALLGLNRALARELGPRGITVNLVHPGSTDTEMNPADGEGADAERALTALGSYASPEDVAASVAHLAGPGGRRITGTALLVDAGANA
- a CDS encoding TetR/AcrR family transcriptional regulator; amino-acid sequence: MSDPEPEHLECPERPVRPVLPMAGAARPERADAARNRRALLAAAREILAERGAGAITLEAVAARAGTGVGTAYRRFGDLAGLTHAMVDAQEHEFQRGFLSGPPPLGPGAPALDRLHAFADAFLDRLEEQDELLAVAETDSPQARYRSGAYAAHHAHVVSLVAGLRPDADAVYLADVLLAPLEAALHVHQRRDRGLSARRVRDGVHGVVDRLLAA
- a CDS encoding dienelactone hydrolase family protein, translating into MIWLEAVLFGAAVLALALALLLRRARRSGRVRRARRGVRAVEWTAAAAALVLAAAGGLVVWALPPVDFPEPSGGYAVGTTTVQWTDRDRDETWTEDPDDRRTVVAQLWYPAEPGTGTAGAPYLGRTAAEARVVTDAIADGFGLPGSLLSDAARARTRAAAGAAPVRDGAPLPVVVFSPGLGGVRGQNTAWAQELASHGYVVAALDHPFDSAAVVLDDGTVVRGRLSVPEGSEEEDRLVSEWTSIRADDMRLALTRLQEMDADADGPFADRLDPGRVVAAGHSFGGSAALHAAAGDDRFAAVIDIDGFPHEADGLALPRPLLVLVAGRGTGDAVADARYADAVTAALAAADGPSCALTVEGAAHLSFTDAPLYLPPVPSIVGSDGRTRPLATTADATLAFLDAALRDPAADPRAALAPFGATECDS